A DNA window from Bdellovibrio sp. BCCA contains the following coding sequences:
- a CDS encoding peptide ABC transporter substrate-binding protein, protein MKIILAFLLLFSSGTFAAEKVFRLHLSNEPGGLDPNKQRTSSSSYVLGNLYRNIFSYDDSKGLVPDLGTGCKRDKKQSLICSLKKDLVWSDGSPLTSEDFLRTYKKILNPKNATPRADLLFKIKNAEDIFAGKKGLETLGVSAPDKLTLKFEFQTSDPDFEYNLANFLLAPTKEDLSAYNGPYKLKEWKKGQKIILEANALYKGGHPQRPQVEFLFIEEDTVALQLYEKNELQFLRRLPTLFIPSHKTRKDFYWYPVIRLDYLGFGPELATQEDVRKAFTYSLNYVELQKIFSSEGKPGCIGLPDSWFPEKAPCFDYDLKKVPKITSTKTYTLMFSALGGEDHKRATEWLQNQWSKNAGLKTHLEVKENKVFLQILQQNPPALFRKGVSPDRPTCLAALETFAPTSPENYLRIKSPEYEKILSSLAQTKKPAEQKKWCLAGADYLMKNHLMIPLGAIHFSILVKPEFIGWKLNQMNQLDLSDLHLRP, encoded by the coding sequence ATGAAAATCATCTTGGCATTTCTTCTTTTATTTTCTTCGGGAACTTTTGCGGCGGAAAAGGTTTTTCGTCTTCACCTTTCCAATGAACCTGGTGGGCTTGATCCGAACAAACAGCGCACTTCTTCTTCAAGCTATGTTTTAGGAAATCTTTATCGCAATATTTTTAGTTATGACGACAGCAAAGGTCTTGTTCCTGATTTAGGAACAGGATGTAAGCGCGATAAAAAACAAAGCCTTATCTGCTCTCTTAAAAAAGATCTTGTGTGGAGTGATGGTTCGCCTCTGACTTCCGAAGATTTTCTTCGCACCTATAAAAAAATTCTAAATCCAAAAAACGCCACTCCCCGCGCGGATCTGCTTTTTAAAATTAAAAATGCGGAAGACATCTTTGCTGGCAAAAAGGGTCTGGAAACTTTAGGTGTTTCGGCTCCGGATAAACTTACTTTGAAATTTGAATTTCAAACTTCCGATCCTGATTTCGAATACAATCTGGCGAATTTTCTTTTAGCGCCGACGAAAGAAGATCTTTCTGCTTACAATGGTCCTTACAAGCTTAAAGAATGGAAAAAGGGACAGAAAATCATTCTGGAAGCCAATGCCCTTTACAAAGGCGGTCATCCGCAACGCCCGCAGGTCGAATTTCTTTTTATTGAAGAAGACACTGTGGCTTTGCAACTTTATGAAAAGAACGAATTGCAGTTTTTAAGACGCCTTCCCACTCTTTTTATTCCTTCTCATAAAACTCGCAAAGACTTCTACTGGTATCCCGTGATTCGTTTGGACTATCTTGGATTTGGTCCAGAATTAGCGACACAAGAAGATGTGCGCAAAGCTTTCACTTATTCTCTTAACTACGTTGAATTGCAAAAGATTTTTTCTTCCGAAGGAAAACCTGGTTGTATTGGACTTCCCGACTCTTGGTTCCCAGAAAAAGCACCGTGCTTCGATTATGATCTTAAGAAGGTTCCCAAAATCACAAGCACTAAAACTTACACATTGATGTTCTCAGCACTTGGTGGCGAAGATCACAAACGTGCGACCGAGTGGTTGCAAAATCAATGGTCTAAAAATGCGGGGCTTAAAACGCATCTTGAAGTGAAAGAAAACAAGGTCTTTCTACAAATCCTTCAACAGAACCCTCCAGCCCTGTTCCGTAAAGGTGTGTCTCCGGATCGACCCACCTGCCTTGCGGCTTTAGAAACTTTCGCGCCAACAAGCCCTGAGAACTATCTTCGTATTAAATCGCCAGAATACGAAAAGATTTTGTCCTCACTTGCGCAGACGAAAAAGCCCGCAGAGCAAAAGAAATGGTGCCTTGCCGGAGCTGATTATCTGATGAAGAACCATTTGATGATTCCACTGGGAGCCATTCACTTCTCAATTCTCGTAAAACCTGAATTTATTGGATGGAAATTGAATCAAATGAATCAGCTGGACTTGTCGGACCTGCACTTAAGACCCTAA
- a CDS encoding acyl-CoA dehydrogenase translates to MSDVSNARPALTMLSEDEAAFRDAVRAFAESEIKPHVTHMDEKAEMDPAIVKKLFEMGLMGIETPEKYGGAGSTFTMACLAVEEIGRVDGSVSVLVDVQNTLTTNAFLKWGTEAQKEKYLGKMATEWVGAYALSESSSGSDAFALKLKAEDKGDKWVLNGSKLWITNGKEANVFIVFANIDHGKGYKGITAFVVEKSFPGFKVGKKEDKLGIRASSTCELLFENCEVPKANVLGEVGKGYKIAIETLNEGRIGIGAQMIGIAQGAYEAALGYVKGREQFGKPIAHFQGVQFQLAEMRTELEAARLMVYNAARLKDAGQDFIEAAAMAKLYASRAAEKITSKAIDLFGGNGFTKEYPVEKFWRDAKIGQIYEGTTNMQLQTIAKMELDK, encoded by the coding sequence ATGTCTGACGTATCTAACGCTCGTCCAGCTTTGACGATGCTATCTGAAGACGAAGCCGCGTTCCGCGATGCTGTTCGTGCTTTTGCTGAATCTGAAATCAAACCTCATGTGACACACATGGACGAAAAAGCAGAGATGGATCCTGCTATCGTTAAAAAACTTTTCGAAATGGGCTTGATGGGTATCGAGACTCCAGAGAAATACGGCGGAGCGGGTTCGACTTTCACAATGGCTTGCTTAGCTGTTGAAGAAATCGGTCGCGTTGACGGCTCTGTTTCTGTTCTTGTTGACGTTCAAAACACTTTGACGACAAACGCGTTCCTTAAATGGGGAACAGAAGCTCAAAAAGAAAAATACTTGGGCAAAATGGCGACAGAGTGGGTTGGCGCTTACGCTCTTTCTGAATCTTCTTCTGGCTCTGATGCTTTCGCATTGAAACTTAAAGCAGAAGATAAAGGTGATAAATGGGTTTTGAACGGTTCAAAACTTTGGATCACAAACGGTAAAGAAGCCAATGTGTTTATCGTTTTCGCAAACATCGACCACGGTAAAGGCTACAAAGGCATCACAGCGTTCGTAGTTGAAAAATCATTCCCAGGTTTCAAAGTCGGTAAGAAAGAAGATAAGTTGGGCATCCGCGCTTCCTCTACTTGCGAACTTCTTTTTGAAAACTGCGAAGTGCCTAAAGCCAACGTTCTAGGTGAAGTCGGTAAAGGTTATAAAATTGCTATCGAGACTTTGAATGAAGGTCGTATCGGTATCGGCGCACAAATGATCGGTATCGCTCAAGGCGCTTATGAAGCAGCTCTTGGCTATGTTAAAGGTCGTGAGCAATTCGGAAAACCTATCGCTCACTTCCAAGGCGTTCAATTCCAATTGGCAGAAATGCGCACGGAATTAGAAGCGGCTCGTTTGATGGTTTACAATGCTGCTCGCCTTAAAGACGCGGGCCAAGACTTCATCGAAGCGGCTGCTATGGCAAAACTTTATGCTTCTCGCGCTGCTGAAAAGATCACTTCTAAAGCGATCGACCTTTTCGGCGGTAACGGATTCACTAAAGAGTATCCTGTAGAAAAATTCTGGCGCGACGCTAAGATCGGCCAGATCTACGAAGGAACAACAAACATGCAATTGCAAACAATTGCGAAAATGGAACTTGATAAATAG
- a CDS encoding site-2 protease family protein, giving the protein MDFVEIGAKIGIYFIPFLFALCFHEYAHGWVARRRGDNTAEVMGRLTMNPLAHMDMIGTLILPIVSIVLATPIFFGWAKPVPVNTRNLKNPRVDMFWIALAGPLSNILLAIVGSILIAVVAKYFIALSYAGGLIEILKTFIITNLFLAVFNILPLHPLDGGKVLARFLPAQLNYKLEQNEHITSMILMALVLTGALRVLAVPVIWGYNNLVTLALGGFGI; this is encoded by the coding sequence ATGGATTTCGTCGAGATTGGCGCCAAGATTGGCATTTATTTTATTCCGTTTCTTTTTGCACTCTGTTTCCATGAGTACGCTCACGGTTGGGTGGCGCGTCGTCGCGGTGACAACACGGCGGAGGTGATGGGACGTCTGACGATGAACCCTCTCGCGCACATGGATATGATCGGAACATTGATTCTTCCAATCGTTTCTATCGTGTTGGCGACACCGATCTTTTTTGGTTGGGCAAAACCAGTTCCGGTCAATACGCGCAATTTGAAAAATCCAAGAGTGGATATGTTTTGGATTGCTTTGGCAGGACCTCTTTCTAATATTCTTTTGGCGATTGTCGGTTCGATTTTAATCGCCGTCGTCGCAAAGTATTTCATCGCTCTTAGTTATGCGGGCGGTCTGATCGAAATCCTCAAAACATTTATCATCACGAATTTGTTCTTAGCGGTTTTCAATATCTTACCTCTTCATCCACTGGATGGCGGAAAAGTTTTGGCGCGTTTTTTACCGGCACAACTCAACTACAAATTGGAACAGAACGAACACATCACAAGCATGATCTTAATGGCCTTGGTTTTAACTGGAGCTTTGCGCGTTCTCGCAGTTCCTGTGATCTGGGGATATAACAATCTTGTGACCTTGGCTTTGGGAGGCTTTGGAATATGA
- the trpS gene encoding tryptophan--tRNA ligase — translation MSSEVNGVVQAPPAKKLRVMSGMRVTGRLHIGHYWGALQNWVKLQDEYECFFGAMDWHGMTTAYKSPKEIAPWTREMIAEFLAWGVDPEKVTLFIQSRIPEHIELFMIFANLTPMGWLERVNTWKDAVEEMKANDTHNLGRFAYPVLQAADIAIYRAHKVPVGADQISHLEISREIVRRFNNLYKAKLPEMNHLLTEIPLVPGLDGRKMSKSYGNTLYLTEDSEKDLKKKVNMMVTDPARVRREDVGEPTKCSVYGYHKLYSSAEDLQWVEAGCRSAGIGCGDCKGRLAANIEKISLEPREKKKELLNNPGRLDSIIDAGCDKARKEAQKTLEIVRSSMKW, via the coding sequence ATGAGTTCTGAAGTCAACGGAGTCGTTCAAGCCCCACCTGCTAAAAAACTGCGCGTAATGTCTGGTATGAGAGTGACGGGACGTCTGCATATCGGTCACTACTGGGGGGCTCTGCAAAACTGGGTGAAACTTCAAGACGAGTATGAATGCTTCTTTGGGGCGATGGATTGGCACGGGATGACCACGGCCTACAAATCTCCCAAAGAAATCGCTCCGTGGACGCGCGAAATGATCGCTGAGTTTCTTGCTTGGGGAGTCGATCCAGAAAAAGTAACTTTGTTTATTCAAAGCCGCATTCCTGAGCATATTGAACTTTTTATGATCTTCGCAAATCTAACTCCGATGGGCTGGCTTGAGCGTGTGAACACGTGGAAAGACGCCGTTGAAGAAATGAAGGCGAATGACACGCACAACTTGGGACGCTTTGCGTATCCAGTTTTGCAAGCGGCCGATATCGCGATTTACCGTGCGCACAAAGTTCCGGTGGGCGCTGACCAGATTTCTCACTTGGAAATTTCTCGTGAGATCGTTCGTCGCTTTAATAATTTATATAAAGCAAAACTTCCAGAGATGAATCATCTCTTGACGGAAATTCCTTTGGTTCCAGGACTTGATGGCAGAAAGATGTCGAAGTCTTATGGCAACACTTTGTATCTCACAGAGGATTCCGAAAAAGATTTAAAGAAAAAAGTAAATATGATGGTCACTGATCCAGCCCGCGTTCGTCGCGAAGATGTCGGTGAGCCAACAAAATGTTCTGTCTATGGCTATCACAAACTGTATTCTTCTGCGGAAGATCTACAGTGGGTGGAGGCTGGATGTCGCTCTGCAGGAATCGGTTGTGGGGACTGCAAAGGACGTTTGGCGGCGAATATCGAAAAGATTTCGCTAGAGCCGCGAGAAAAGAAAAAAGAGTTGTTGAATAATCCAGGTCGCCTTGATTCAATCATCGACGCTGGATGCGACAAAGCGCGCAAGGAAGCCCAAAAAACTTTGGAAATCGTGCGCTCGAGTATGAAATGGTAA
- a CDS encoding segregation and condensation protein A — protein sequence MSITVQLPKFEGPLGLLLYLIRKEEMDIMDIKVHEITKQYLEYIKLMKELDLEVAGEFVAMASTLIQIKSRMLLPQYDENGEVIEQEDPRKELVQKLLEYQKYQEASKLLYDRPLVGRDVWLRGTRESLDQKEEEIILEENALFSLISTYRKMLRSVKKKIHQVAAKAQSISSRVLEIKDRLIVGQKVTLMELVNATEDRARQALITFLSLLELGKMGFVSLYQSEVYSDIWVDTKKPIETDVLSRVEEYDSMRADEVAAKMMEESKKIDPTEDLLADAAEAGGTEGQESEAEFEFAESPQMSMNLDFVEGDGQEVSLEEASQDIASDEEILAMENELFKDDVSEV from the coding sequence ATGAGTATTACAGTTCAGTTGCCTAAATTTGAAGGACCTCTAGGGCTTCTTCTTTACCTTATCCGTAAAGAAGAAATGGATATCATGGATATCAAAGTTCATGAGATCACCAAGCAGTACCTTGAATATATCAAGTTGATGAAAGAATTGGATCTTGAAGTGGCCGGCGAGTTTGTCGCCATGGCTTCGACATTGATTCAAATCAAATCCCGCATGCTTCTTCCTCAGTACGATGAAAATGGGGAAGTGATCGAGCAAGAAGATCCGCGCAAAGAACTTGTGCAAAAACTTCTTGAGTACCAAAAATATCAAGAAGCTTCGAAACTTCTTTACGACCGTCCTTTGGTGGGTCGTGACGTATGGCTTCGCGGAACTCGTGAATCTCTCGATCAAAAGGAAGAAGAAATTATTCTTGAAGAGAACGCTTTGTTCTCGTTGATTTCGACTTACCGTAAAATGCTTCGATCGGTGAAAAAGAAAATCCATCAGGTGGCAGCGAAAGCTCAATCTATCTCCAGCCGTGTTCTTGAGATCAAAGATCGTTTGATCGTAGGTCAAAAAGTCACATTGATGGAGCTTGTGAATGCGACGGAAGATCGCGCACGCCAAGCTTTGATCACATTCTTATCTTTACTTGAACTTGGTAAAATGGGTTTCGTTAGCCTTTATCAGTCTGAAGTTTATTCTGACATCTGGGTTGATACAAAAAAGCCAATTGAAACGGACGTTTTGTCTCGCGTGGAAGAATACGACTCTATGAGAGCGGACGAAGTTGCTGCCAAGATGATGGAAGAGTCTAAAAAGATTGATCCAACGGAAGATCTTTTGGCGGATGCAGCGGAAGCCGGCGGCACAGAAGGCCAGGAGTCCGAAGCTGAATTTGAATTCGCAGAATCTCCGCAAATGTCCATGAACCTTGATTTTGTCGAAGGGGACGGACAAGAGGTTTCTCTTGAAGAAGCCAGCCAAGACATCGCAAGCGATGAAGAAATCTTGGCGATGGAAAATGAATTATTTAAAGATGATGTGTCAGAAGTTTAG
- the scpB gene encoding SMC-Scp complex subunit ScpB, which translates to MARKRKKNEEVQSEVEVLAAEADRVESSNDDLTEVETEFEASEESSEEMSSELDGIESDASVFLQEEEESEGFLPEASEEDVEEMEMSSEDDVSVEGTELDNFDSAEIEEIEFVEEERLESIVESVLFASDRPVSLASLKLLFKGTNIKGDKIRRALDQLAVEYAGGRRGVTLEEVPGGYQLRTKIDNMDFLKRTLKTRQFKLSGPALEVLSIVAYKQPTVKAEVDEIRGVESGHLLRALMEKNLVAFEGKSELPGRPMQYGTTKKFLEIFGLRSLKELPTLSQIDELLPEGIDEQQAEEKPTLATITDSMSETFVGSYSQGEEELMKIQEQLEDIATTTNFFEEEKRRQAEKRDQDRAQTIRDALAFGEPVSTRDANWLKKYDEALAAGTSLVAIAAEKKAAFMKKPMSETDGSVEEGSLEESEMMMDEVSEENSMEEMESMEMAESEELPFLGEADDIDEEGEASV; encoded by the coding sequence ATGGCTAGAAAACGCAAAAAAAACGAAGAAGTTCAGTCTGAAGTTGAAGTTCTAGCGGCGGAAGCCGACAGAGTGGAATCGTCGAACGACGATCTAACTGAAGTAGAAACCGAGTTTGAAGCCTCTGAAGAATCTTCTGAAGAGATGTCTTCTGAATTAGACGGTATTGAATCCGACGCCTCTGTCTTTCTTCAAGAGGAAGAAGAGTCTGAAGGTTTCTTACCTGAAGCCAGTGAAGAAGATGTTGAAGAAATGGAAATGTCTTCTGAAGACGATGTGTCTGTGGAAGGCACGGAGCTTGATAATTTTGATTCCGCAGAAATTGAAGAAATTGAATTCGTTGAAGAAGAACGTCTTGAAAGTATCGTTGAGAGCGTTCTTTTTGCCAGCGATCGTCCCGTAAGCTTGGCCTCTTTGAAACTTCTTTTCAAAGGCACAAACATTAAGGGTGATAAAATCCGCAGAGCTCTTGACCAATTGGCTGTTGAATACGCCGGTGGACGCCGTGGTGTGACTTTGGAAGAAGTTCCAGGTGGCTATCAATTGCGCACGAAAATCGACAATATGGATTTCCTCAAGCGCACATTGAAAACTCGTCAGTTCAAACTTTCAGGTCCTGCTTTGGAAGTTCTTTCTATCGTGGCTTACAAACAACCGACTGTGAAAGCCGAAGTGGATGAAATCCGCGGTGTGGAATCAGGTCACTTGTTGCGTGCGTTGATGGAAAAGAACTTGGTTGCTTTCGAAGGAAAATCAGAACTTCCTGGTCGTCCAATGCAATACGGAACAACGAAAAAATTCCTAGAGATCTTTGGTCTGAGAAGTTTGAAAGAGCTTCCGACGTTGTCACAAATCGATGAACTTCTTCCAGAAGGTATCGACGAACAACAAGCGGAAGAAAAACCGACTTTGGCAACAATCACAGATTCAATGTCAGAGACTTTCGTAGGTTCTTACTCTCAAGGAGAAGAAGAGCTTATGAAGATTCAAGAGCAGCTTGAAGATATCGCTACAACGACAAATTTCTTTGAAGAAGAAAAACGTCGTCAAGCTGAGAAGCGCGATCAAGACCGTGCACAAACCATCCGTGATGCATTGGCCTTCGGTGAGCCGGTGTCCACTCGTGATGCAAACTGGTTGAAAAAATATGACGAAGCTTTGGCGGCAGGAACATCTCTTGTTGCGATTGCGGCCGAGAAAAAAGCGGCCTTCATGAAAAAACCAATGTCAGAAACTGACGGTTCCGTTGAAGAAGGTTCATTAGAGGAATCTGAAATGATGATGGACGAAGTTTCTGAAGAAAATTCTATGGAAGAAATGGAATCCATGGAAATGGCTGAATCCGAAGAATTGCCATTCCTAGGCGAAGCGGATGATATTGATGAAGAAGGCGAAGCCTCTGTTTAA
- a CDS encoding HTTM domain-containing protein yields MIKKLWSTWDQFWFAPRNLLGLAFMRVLLCGTMFYMYAVRLLNLDYYNDNGWMPRSMALEALPELYRPLFLWSFWPDSLNLVIHVLLVVLLLLLTVGIGGRWIMWIAWIIDMGFIQRNYSVNFGADIIAALFLFYMSFSQSCERLSVLNLLRKKTDFKFSDTLSSVMIRMMQVQICVIYAYTGWEKLKGGSWWDGTALWSVMANPQMTTMDFSFLRSVPWSIPVIAYLTIIFEIYFPAMVAWPKTRNLWLLLGLFFHAGIGIFMGLGPFATTMVSTYFLFLNPLILERIGSNWGWLKRLKTRPS; encoded by the coding sequence ATGATAAAAAAGCTTTGGTCGACTTGGGATCAGTTCTGGTTTGCTCCGCGAAATCTTTTAGGTCTGGCATTTATGCGCGTTCTGCTCTGTGGAACGATGTTTTATATGTATGCCGTTCGTTTGCTGAATCTGGATTATTATAACGACAATGGTTGGATGCCTCGCTCGATGGCTTTGGAAGCTTTGCCGGAGCTGTATCGTCCGTTATTTTTGTGGAGCTTTTGGCCGGATTCTTTAAATCTAGTGATCCATGTTCTTTTGGTCGTGCTTTTGCTTCTTTTAACTGTGGGTATCGGCGGCCGTTGGATTATGTGGATCGCTTGGATCATTGATATGGGCTTTATTCAGCGAAATTATTCGGTGAATTTTGGTGCGGATATTATCGCGGCCTTGTTTTTGTTCTATATGTCTTTTTCACAGTCATGCGAGCGTTTGAGTGTTTTAAATCTTCTTCGTAAGAAAACGGATTTTAAGTTTTCAGATACGTTGAGTTCCGTGATGATTCGCATGATGCAGGTGCAGATCTGTGTGATTTACGCTTACACCGGTTGGGAAAAACTCAAAGGGGGAAGCTGGTGGGACGGCACCGCTCTTTGGAGTGTGATGGCCAACCCGCAAATGACCACCATGGATTTTTCTTTCTTAAGAAGCGTTCCTTGGAGCATTCCAGTTATTGCTTATTTAACCATTATTTTTGAGATCTATTTCCCGGCGATGGTCGCTTGGCCGAAGACGCGCAACCTGTGGTTGTTATTAGGCTTGTTCTTCCACGCGGGAATTGGCATCTTTATGGGGCTAGGACCTTTTGCGACGACCATGGTGTCGACATATTTCCTGTTCTTAAACCCTCTCATTTTGGAACGGATCGGCAGCAATTGGGGATGGTTGAAGCGTCTCAAAACTAGACCTTCTTAA
- a CDS encoding ribonucleotide-diphosphate reductase subunit beta has product MILDPGFNLTLRPMKYPVFYEMYKNGIKNTWTVDEVDFSTDLVDLHSKMTPAEKHLISRLVAFFATGDSIVGNNLVLNLYKHVNSPEGRMYLSRQLYEEALHVQFYLTLLDNYIPNPDERAEAFAAVENIPSIKKKADFCFKWIDSINELEVLNTKEDRRRFLMNLICFATCVEGLFFYAAFAYVYFLRSKGLLAGLASGTNWVFRDESMHMAFAIEVIKTARREEPDLFNSQMEDMVTQMLEDAIECEMEFANDVLQLGVAGLSPKDMRQYLEYCADQRLESLNIAPRYNVKNPFAFMELQDMQELANFFERRVSAYQTGISGAVAFDETF; this is encoded by the coding sequence ATGATTCTTGATCCAGGCTTTAACTTAACTTTGCGCCCAATGAAATACCCTGTTTTTTACGAAATGTACAAAAACGGTATTAAAAACACATGGACCGTAGACGAAGTTGACTTCTCTACAGACCTTGTCGACCTTCACTCAAAAATGACTCCGGCAGAGAAACATTTGATCTCTCGCTTGGTGGCATTCTTTGCAACAGGTGACTCTATTGTTGGGAACAATCTTGTATTGAACCTTTACAAGCATGTGAATTCTCCAGAAGGTCGCATGTACTTGTCTCGTCAGCTTTACGAAGAAGCTTTGCACGTTCAATTCTATCTGACTCTTTTGGATAACTATATTCCAAATCCAGATGAAAGAGCGGAAGCTTTCGCTGCCGTTGAAAACATTCCTTCAATCAAAAAGAAAGCGGATTTCTGTTTTAAATGGATTGATTCCATCAACGAACTTGAAGTTCTAAATACAAAAGAAGATCGTCGTCGTTTCTTGATGAACTTGATCTGCTTTGCAACTTGCGTGGAAGGTTTGTTCTTCTATGCAGCGTTTGCTTACGTGTACTTCTTGCGTTCAAAAGGTCTTTTGGCAGGATTGGCGTCTGGAACAAACTGGGTTTTCCGTGACGAATCTATGCACATGGCTTTTGCGATTGAGGTGATCAAAACGGCTCGCCGTGAAGAACCAGATCTTTTCAATTCACAAATGGAAGACATGGTTACGCAAATGCTTGAAGACGCTATCGAGTGTGAGATGGAGTTTGCTAATGACGTTCTTCAATTGGGCGTGGCAGGCTTGTCTCCAAAAGACATGCGCCAATATCTTGAATATTGCGCAGACCAACGCCTTGAGAGCTTGAATATTGCTCCACGATACAACGTGAAAAATCCATTCGCGTTCATGGAGCTTCAAGACATGCAAGAACTTGCTAACTTCTTTGAAAGACGTGTTTCTGCTTACCAGACTGGTATCAGCGGCGCGGTTGCTTTCGACGAGACTTTCTAA